The following is a genomic window from Thermoanaerobaculia bacterium.
AACCGAGGACATTCGCACCCACGACCCGCTGGAACGCTTCGACTACGTCTCCTTCCTCGATGCCGCGGCGGGTTATCCGCCGGCCGATTACTTCAAGGCCCTGAAGCATCCGGATGCCGCCGCCCTCGACTGGCTCAACGTCGAGTACCTCGTGGGTCCGCCGGGCGCCGCGGCGCCCGGCCCGCGGTGGCGGCCGGCGTATTCCGGAGCAGACGGGATCGTGTATCGCAACTCCGCCGCCCTCGCGAGAGTGTGGGCGCCGGAAACGGTCGTCGTCACCGGAAGCGTTCCGGCGGGGCATCCCGAAAACGCCTTCGCCGCGTTCGGACGGCAGCCCTCCGACATCCTGGGGGAGGGTTACGGCGCGAAGAAGGCGCTCGTCGTTTCCGACGGGGACGCGCCGCTCCCCGCGGCCGTCGGCGGCGAGACGGTTCCGGTTTCCGGGATCCGCGAGGGCGGAAACGAGATTTCGTTCACCGCCGACGTGCCCGGACGGGCATCCCGTGTCGTCGTCGCGAGCGAGGTCCAGGACGGCGGGTGGCGCGCGCGCGACGAACGCGGACCGCTACCGGTCGGCCGGGCGAACGGCCCGTTCCTCGCCGTCGCGGCGCGGCCCGGGCGGCACCGCATCACGCTCTCGTATGCGCCCCCGCGGCTCGGGACGGCGCTCGCCGTCGCCGGAGCGACGGCCCTCGCCGCGGCGCTGGCGGCCGCCACACTCGGCCTCCGCCGGCGCCGTTCTACTTGAGGGCGGCCTTCTTTCCGCGGGCAGACATTCGCGCTTCGTGGCGGGCCGCCGCCTCCTCGATCGAATGCGATTCCTTCAGGTTCGAATCCGACTTGGCGAGCTCCGCGATGCGCTGATAATAGTGATGCAGCACCTTGAGCTCGTCCTCGCTCAAGTCCTCCACGTTGACGAGCCGGCTGCTCGCTCCTTCGAGGGCGGCGACGATCTCGTTCAACTTGAGATGGACCGCGCGGGAGTCGTTGTTCTGCGAGCGCTGGATCAGGAAGACCATCAGGAACGTGACGATCGTCGTGCCGGTGTTGATGACGAGCTGCCAGGTATCGGAGTAACGGAAGAGCGGCCCCGTCGCGCCCCACACGATGATGATCGCCGCCGCGACGATGAAGGCGAGGGTGCTTCCCGTGAATCGCGTGACCGCCCGCGCGAAGCTCTCGAACAGAAGGCTCAGTCGATTCGGTTTGTCTGCCATGCGGGTATCTCCTCGCGAAACGCCTCTGCAAGGAGAGCGCCACGAGCCTGGTGGCCGGCATGAATCATCGAGCTTGC
Proteins encoded in this region:
- a CDS encoding low affinity iron permease family protein translates to MADKPNRLSLLFESFARAVTRFTGSTLAFIVAAAIIIVWGATGPLFRYSDTWQLVINTGTTIVTFLMVFLIQRSQNNDSRAVHLKLNEIVAALEGASSRLVNVEDLSEDELKVLHHYYQRIAELAKSDSNLKESHSIEEAAARHEARMSARGKKAALK